A part of Paenibacillus sp. IHBB 10380 genomic DNA contains:
- a CDS encoding genetic competence negative regulator, with protein MKIERLSPDKIRIFLTFDDLSERGIQKEDMWQEIPKVHDLFTDMMDQAYNEVGFDATGPLAVEIFALPAQGMVVIVTRGKYDHHLYSSLGEDEMPEEIYEMEVTLEQSDTIVYAFSDFEILIEAAHVLQGNITEAGKLYSYNNKWVLYFEPADLEDDKHPGLIAVLAEFGEATSTTEAVLEEYGKVIMAQDAIKVICEHFARQQ; from the coding sequence ATGAAAATAGAACGTTTAAGTCCAGATAAGATACGGATTTTCCTCACGTTTGACGACCTGAGTGAGCGGGGTATCCAAAAAGAAGATATGTGGCAAGAAATACCGAAGGTGCATGACCTATTTACTGACATGATGGATCAAGCCTATAATGAAGTCGGTTTTGATGCTACAGGGCCTTTGGCTGTAGAAATTTTTGCATTGCCCGCTCAAGGGATGGTTGTTATAGTGACCCGGGGGAAATACGATCATCATTTATACAGCAGTCTCGGTGAAGATGAAATGCCAGAAGAAATATATGAAATGGAAGTTACACTGGAACAAAGTGATACTATTGTGTACGCTTTTAGTGATTTCGAAATATTAATCGAAGCTGCACATGTACTTCAAGGAAATATTACTGAAGCGGGTAAACTGTATAGCTATAATAATAAGTGGGTTCTATATTTTGAGCCAGCAGATCTAGAGGATGATAAACATCCAGGACTGATTGCAGTACTTGCTGAATTTGGAGAGGCTACTTCCACTACTGAAGCGGTTCTTGAAGAATACGGTAAAGTGATTATGGCCCAAGATGCAATCAAGGTCATTTGTGAGCATTTTGCACGCCAGCAATAA
- the prsW gene encoding glutamic-type intramembrane protease PrsW, with translation MLLFSIIASSVAPSLALLTYFYLKDKYDHEPLHMVLRVFLLGLLIVFPVMILQRGLTLGLGENPFIDSFFISSGVEEFLKWFVLYHIIYNHTEFDEPYDGILYAVAISLGFATVENVLYAWYSHASLGTMFIRALLPVSGHALFGVMMGYYIGRARFAEGKVVKKYLIYSFVFSWFVHGIYDLILSAMAHYWIWFIIPLMVSLWYGGMGKVRRANSRSPFRFLKREEEVNIYK, from the coding sequence GTGCTATTGTTTTCGATTATTGCGTCATCAGTGGCTCCGAGCCTTGCCCTACTGACCTATTTCTATCTAAAGGATAAATATGATCATGAACCACTTCACATGGTACTTAGAGTGTTCCTGCTTGGACTGCTGATCGTTTTTCCAGTGATGATCTTACAAAGAGGCCTTACACTGGGTCTTGGAGAGAATCCTTTCATTGATTCCTTCTTTATCTCATCTGGTGTAGAGGAATTTCTGAAATGGTTTGTGTTATATCACATCATTTATAACCATACAGAATTTGATGAACCGTATGATGGTATTCTTTATGCTGTTGCCATTTCGTTGGGCTTCGCAACGGTGGAGAACGTACTCTATGCTTGGTATAGTCATGCATCGCTGGGAACCATGTTTATTCGGGCGTTACTTCCTGTATCTGGGCATGCTTTGTTTGGAGTGATGATGGGATATTATATTGGTCGAGCCCGGTTTGCAGAGGGCAAAGTGGTCAAGAAGTACCTCATATACTCATTCGTCTTTTCTTGGTTTGTTCATGGAATATACGACCTTATCCTTTCAGCTATGGCGCATTACTGGATTTGGTTCATTATCCCATTGATGGTGAGCTTATGGTATGGTGGAATGGGCAAGGTGAGAAGAGCGAATAGTCGTTCTCCTTTTCGTTTTTTAAAGAGAGAAGAAGAGGTTAATATATACAAATAA
- the ypeB gene encoding germination protein YpeB, whose amino-acid sequence MYKRLSAVLFPVMTIFLIGALVWGYQENQEKNAVLIKAENQYQRAFHDLSFHMDRLHNELGNTLAVNSTSRSMHRKGLVNVWRLTSEAQNEINQLPIAMLPFNKTEELLSKISKFSYQTSVRDLDKEPLSEQEFKNLKVLYKDSAEITKDLEEVQNKVITNRLRWMDVESAMATEDKMLDNSIIDGFKTVDKKVGDYPELDWGPSMTTLEDKRAVKKLGGVPVTKEDVKRKAIKFANMGENPEVQITENGQGTEWASFTAKVTNPKKGNVPLTMDFTQKGGLLISYTDNRKVGNKAVTMDQSVEKADKFLDKKGYPNMTAVMSDDYGNMGNFTYVRKQDDVLIYPEKMAVRVGLDDGEVIGFQASDFIYEHEDNRVIPKAKLTVEQSRKMLNPEFKEKYNRKALIKDDMTNEVLCYEFGGTINGAQYRIYINTEDGSEESVEEMRTKMK is encoded by the coding sequence ATGTATAAGCGTTTGAGTGCTGTATTGTTTCCTGTGATGACGATATTTCTCATTGGTGCGCTCGTCTGGGGGTATCAGGAGAATCAAGAGAAGAACGCTGTATTGATAAAAGCGGAAAACCAATATCAACGTGCGTTTCATGATTTGTCTTTTCACATGGATCGGTTGCATAATGAACTAGGGAACACATTGGCTGTTAACTCAACCTCCCGTTCGATGCACCGTAAGGGCTTGGTTAATGTATGGCGTCTAACGAGTGAAGCACAGAATGAGATTAATCAATTGCCAATTGCGATGCTTCCTTTTAACAAAACAGAAGAGCTTTTGTCCAAAATTTCGAAGTTCTCTTATCAGACTTCTGTAAGAGACTTGGACAAAGAGCCTCTCAGTGAGCAGGAATTCAAAAACCTGAAGGTGTTGTATAAAGATTCAGCAGAAATCACCAAAGACCTAGAAGAGGTACAGAATAAAGTCATTACAAATCGTCTGCGTTGGATGGACGTTGAGAGTGCTATGGCAACCGAAGATAAAATGTTGGATAACAGCATTATAGATGGCTTCAAAACGGTTGATAAAAAGGTAGGAGATTATCCAGAGCTTGATTGGGGACCGTCTATGACTACGCTTGAGGATAAACGTGCAGTGAAGAAGTTAGGAGGCGTTCCAGTTACCAAAGAAGATGTTAAGCGTAAAGCAATTAAATTTGCAAATATGGGCGAAAATCCTGAGGTCCAGATTACAGAGAACGGTCAAGGTACGGAGTGGGCTTCCTTCACAGCAAAAGTTACGAACCCTAAGAAAGGAAATGTTCCATTAACCATGGACTTTACTCAAAAGGGAGGCTTATTGATTTCCTACACAGATAACCGCAAAGTAGGCAATAAGGCAGTAACGATGGACCAATCCGTAGAAAAGGCTGATAAATTTCTGGATAAAAAGGGATATCCTAATATGACGGCTGTTATGTCAGATGACTATGGGAATATGGGGAACTTCACTTATGTTCGCAAGCAGGATGATGTGCTCATTTATCCTGAGAAAATGGCGGTTCGCGTCGGACTTGATGACGGTGAGGTCATCGGATTCCAAGCAAGTGATTTTATATATGAACATGAGGACAACCGTGTCATTCCAAAGGCAAAGTTAACAGTAGAACAGAGTCGAAAAATGTTGAATCCTGAGTTTAAAGAAAAGTACAATCGTAAGGCTCTGATTAAAGATGATATGACAAATGAAGTTCTATGTTATGAATTCGGTGGCACAATTAATGGGGCTCAATACCGAATTTATATCAATACTGAGGACGGTTCTGAAGAAAGTGTAGAGGAAATGAGAACAAAGATGAAATAA
- a CDS encoding flagellar brake protein, which yields MLPKINDLLFIRVDSADEKEYLKEYKSRISEMDDHSVLIEIPMQESNGHLKKLFLGDELSIFFMSEGGVKNYFNTYVIGFKEDVIRMVRLQMPALDTISQVQRRTFLRVAAELEISVTTEDMTRFVTRTIDVSGGGLSFVCDTRYELVEQSILSCWVLVTYKNGSLEHVPFKAEIVRIKENEGNRKIVMLKFAEISDYECQKLIRYCFERQFDFRNR from the coding sequence TTGTTACCCAAAATTAATGATCTGTTGTTTATCAGAGTAGACTCGGCTGATGAGAAGGAATATCTAAAGGAATACAAATCGAGAATTTCTGAAATGGACGATCATTCCGTTCTGATTGAAATACCTATGCAGGAAAGCAATGGACATCTAAAGAAGCTTTTCTTGGGAGATGAGCTTTCTATTTTTTTTATGAGCGAAGGCGGAGTTAAAAATTATTTCAATACATATGTAATTGGTTTCAAAGAAGATGTTATCCGAATGGTAAGACTTCAGATGCCAGCGTTAGATACCATTTCGCAAGTTCAACGTCGTACCTTTTTACGGGTCGCAGCTGAATTGGAGATATCTGTTACAACAGAGGACATGACCCGATTTGTAACTCGGACAATCGATGTCAGTGGTGGAGGTCTTTCTTTCGTATGTGATACTCGTTATGAGCTTGTAGAACAAAGTATTCTCTCTTGTTGGGTCCTAGTTACTTATAAGAACGGTTCCTTGGAACATGTTCCTTTCAAGGCAGAGATCGTACGTATAAAGGAAAATGAAGGAAATCGAAAAATAGTGATGTTGAAATTTGCCGAAATATCCGATTATGAATGTCAAAAATTAATCCGATATTGCTTCGAAAGACAATTTGATTTCCGCAATCGATAA
- the cmk gene encoding (d)CMP kinase produces the protein MVRSDATNEQHRINIAIDGPAGAGKSSVARLVAEQLSYIYVDTGSMYRAVSWYMLKQGIEPEMVDEVLHHTLNMEIELIPGVDGQKVLVDGEDVTYYIRTNQVNGIVSRYAQIEGLRNHMVHLQRQMALRKGVVMDGRDIGTTVLPEAEVKIYMTATVKERALRRFKELSEAEQTTLEQLESDIAKRDSLDEQREISPLRCADDAIVLDTTHMDINQVVDTIVSYCRRTQRDGESVE, from the coding sequence TTGGTTAGGTCTGACGCAACGAATGAACAACACAGAATTAATATAGCAATTGATGGTCCTGCCGGGGCAGGCAAAAGTTCAGTAGCCCGTTTAGTGGCTGAGCAACTTTCGTACATTTATGTGGACACAGGTTCGATGTATCGCGCTGTATCATGGTACATGCTGAAGCAAGGAATTGAACCAGAAATGGTTGATGAAGTGCTTCATCATACCCTGAATATGGAGATTGAACTGATACCCGGAGTTGATGGACAGAAAGTGCTTGTGGACGGAGAAGATGTTACATATTATATCCGTACTAACCAAGTGAATGGAATAGTATCTCGATATGCGCAAATCGAGGGGCTGCGTAACCATATGGTTCATTTACAGCGGCAAATGGCTTTGCGCAAAGGCGTCGTAATGGATGGGCGCGATATCGGTACTACTGTGCTTCCCGAGGCTGAAGTAAAGATTTATATGACAGCTACTGTGAAGGAACGAGCGCTCCGCCGATTCAAGGAACTGAGTGAAGCTGAACAGACAACATTGGAACAGCTTGAGAGCGATATTGCAAAACGAGATTCACTGGATGAACAGAGAGAAATCTCTCCACTTCGGTGTGCTGATGACGCAATTGTGCTGGATACCACACATATGGATATCAATCAAGTTGTAGATACGATTGTTTCTTATTGCAGAAGAACTCAGAGGGATGGAGAGAGCGTAGAATGA
- a CDS encoding lysophospholipid acyltransferase family protein yields the protein MIYIFCRAILRVIFTFLYRLEAIGKENVPNEGGVLLCCNHISVRDPIVLGIKLKRPVKYMAKGELFNIPGFGWLLRQLGAFPVKRGGVSKESIRYSINILRQGEMMGIFPEGTRNSTSGIAKKGAASFALRSNAEVVPAAIFGEYKLFRKMRIVYGAPIDLSEFKGEGSGDQLEAATDKIMSRIYEMQKSGKPSRA from the coding sequence ATGATTTACATTTTTTGTAGGGCGATTTTGCGTGTAATATTTACCTTTTTGTACCGATTGGAAGCAATTGGTAAGGAAAATGTTCCTAATGAGGGTGGGGTTCTTCTCTGTTGTAACCACATTAGTGTTCGCGATCCTATTGTGCTCGGAATTAAATTGAAGCGTCCGGTAAAGTATATGGCCAAGGGAGAGTTGTTTAACATCCCTGGATTTGGCTGGCTACTTCGGCAACTTGGTGCATTCCCAGTCAAAAGAGGCGGCGTGAGTAAAGAGTCCATTCGTTACTCTATTAATATTTTGCGTCAAGGTGAGATGATGGGTATCTTCCCTGAAGGAACGCGTAATTCTACATCAGGTATCGCCAAGAAGGGTGCAGCTAGTTTTGCACTTCGAAGCAATGCAGAGGTTGTCCCAGCAGCTATATTCGGTGAGTACAAGCTTTTCCGAAAAATGAGAATTGTATACGGAGCGCCAATTGATTTATCTGAATTTAAGGGTGAGGGCTCGGGCGATCAATTAGAAGCTGCAACAGACAAGATTATGTCTCGCATCTACGAAATGCAAAAGAGTGGTAAGCCATCACGCGCTTAA
- the rpsA gene encoding 30S ribosomal protein S1: MSEEIKNEEVVEVSNQEEMEQIVSLKKGDTVKGSIVKLEDNQAYVSIGYKYDGVIPVRELSSVQVDNASDAVAIGQEVECKIVSIDDEKEKMVLSKRAIDSENAWDDLEKYFENQEIIEVIVSDVVKGGLVADVGARGFIPASMVERHFVEDFSEYKGRTLRVKVKELDRENNKVILSQKDVLDAEFEANKLEIMANLKEGQELEGTVQRLTQFGAFVDVGGVDGLVHVSEMAWSHVDKPSDVVSEGDKVKVKVLKIDPEKGKISLSIKAAQPGPWESASGQFNIGDVVTGEVKRLVAFGAFVELAPGVEGLVHISQISHKHIATPQEVLKEGQQVQVKILDMNPVERRVSLSIKETEEAPAQAPRSEKSSNRAPREELNNPNVSLSNQGLSVNLGDLFGDKLDKFK; the protein is encoded by the coding sequence ATGTCGGAAGAAATTAAGAATGAAGAAGTAGTTGAAGTATCAAACCAAGAGGAAATGGAACAAATCGTATCCTTGAAAAAAGGGGACACTGTGAAAGGATCGATCGTCAAACTGGAAGATAACCAAGCTTATGTAAGCATTGGATATAAATATGACGGTGTGATTCCTGTTCGTGAACTGTCTTCAGTTCAAGTGGACAATGCTTCTGATGCCGTAGCAATTGGTCAAGAAGTTGAATGTAAAATTGTAAGCATTGATGATGAAAAAGAGAAAATGGTCCTGTCGAAACGCGCGATTGATAGCGAAAATGCATGGGATGATCTAGAAAAATATTTCGAAAATCAAGAAATTATTGAAGTTATCGTATCAGACGTTGTTAAAGGCGGACTGGTAGCAGATGTGGGTGCACGTGGATTTATCCCTGCTTCCATGGTAGAACGTCATTTCGTTGAAGATTTCAGCGAATACAAAGGCCGTACTCTTCGCGTTAAAGTGAAAGAACTTGATCGTGAGAACAATAAAGTGATCTTGTCCCAAAAGGATGTTCTAGATGCAGAATTTGAAGCTAACAAGCTTGAAATTATGGCTAACCTTAAAGAGGGTCAAGAGCTTGAAGGAACGGTTCAACGTTTGACTCAGTTCGGTGCTTTTGTAGATGTAGGCGGAGTTGACGGTTTGGTTCACGTATCAGAAATGGCATGGAGCCATGTTGACAAACCTTCTGATGTAGTATCCGAAGGCGATAAAGTAAAAGTGAAAGTACTGAAGATTGATCCTGAGAAGGGCAAAATTAGCCTAAGTATTAAAGCAGCTCAACCAGGTCCTTGGGAAAGTGCTTCAGGACAATTCAATATCGGTGATGTTGTAACGGGTGAAGTGAAACGTCTAGTAGCTTTCGGTGCGTTCGTAGAGCTTGCTCCAGGAGTAGAAGGTTTGGTGCATATTTCTCAAATTTCACACAAACATATTGCTACACCGCAAGAAGTTCTAAAAGAAGGACAACAAGTCCAAGTTAAGATTCTGGACATGAACCCAGTTGAAAGACGGGTTAGTCTGAGCATCAAAGAAACAGAAGAAGCACCTGCACAAGCTCCTAGATCTGAGAAATCATCCAATAGAGCGCCAAGAGAAGAACTTAACAACCCTAACGTGTCGTTGAGTAATCAAGGACTTAGCGTTAACCTTGGAGATTTGTTTGGCGATAAGCTCGATAAATTCAAATGA
- the der gene encoding ribosome biogenesis GTPase Der, translating to MARPVVAIVGRPNVGKSTIFNRLIGDRLAIVEDKPGITRDRIYGVSDWNGKAFSVIDTGGIEIDGDDDMLKSIRMQAELAISEADVIVFMCDAKTGVTNSDEEVAQILFRSGKPIVVAVNKVDNIRRNEDIYEFYSLGFGDPIAISGSHGTGIGDLLDAIVINLPELEDEEYDADVIKVALIGRPNVGKSSLVNAILGEDRVIVSEVAGTTRDAIDTPFERDGQRYVIIDTAGMRKRGKVYETTEKYSVMRAMKAIERADVVLVVINVEEGIIDQDKHIAGYAYEAGKASIFVVNKWDVVEKDERTMKDFETKIKDHFLFMTYAPIVFLSAKTKQRLQKLLPVVQRVAQQHSLRVQTHLLNDVVSDAVALNAPPTDKGRRLRINYATQVAVKPPTMVIFANDPELMHFSYERYLENKIRAAFDFEGTPIRIFTRRKSDES from the coding sequence ATGGCAAGACCTGTTGTAGCGATCGTGGGCAGGCCTAATGTAGGTAAATCAACTATTTTCAACCGATTAATTGGCGATCGTCTAGCTATAGTAGAAGACAAGCCGGGTATTACACGTGATCGGATATATGGTGTTTCTGATTGGAACGGTAAAGCATTTAGTGTTATCGATACAGGCGGTATTGAGATTGATGGCGATGATGATATGCTTAAATCGATTCGGATGCAGGCTGAGCTCGCTATTTCGGAAGCAGACGTCATTGTATTTATGTGTGATGCTAAGACTGGGGTAACAAATTCAGATGAGGAAGTCGCTCAGATACTATTCCGTTCAGGTAAGCCTATCGTGGTAGCTGTAAACAAAGTAGATAATATTCGTCGCAACGAGGATATATATGAGTTCTATAGTCTGGGATTTGGCGATCCTATTGCCATCTCGGGAAGCCACGGAACAGGTATCGGTGATTTACTGGATGCAATTGTTATTAATCTGCCGGAGCTTGAAGATGAGGAATATGATGCTGACGTCATTAAGGTTGCTTTAATTGGTCGTCCAAATGTAGGTAAATCTTCTTTGGTTAATGCGATTCTAGGGGAAGATCGAGTGATCGTAAGTGAGGTTGCAGGTACGACTCGCGACGCTATTGATACACCGTTTGAGCGTGATGGACAACGTTACGTTATTATCGATACAGCAGGAATGCGTAAGCGAGGTAAAGTTTACGAAACAACTGAGAAATATAGTGTCATGAGAGCGATGAAAGCGATTGAGAGAGCGGATGTAGTTCTCGTGGTCATCAACGTAGAAGAAGGTATTATTGATCAGGATAAACATATTGCTGGTTATGCTTATGAAGCCGGTAAAGCTTCTATATTTGTTGTTAATAAGTGGGATGTAGTTGAAAAGGACGAGCGTACGATGAAAGATTTCGAGACGAAGATTAAGGATCATTTCTTGTTCATGACGTATGCACCGATCGTCTTTCTTTCTGCCAAGACGAAACAGCGTTTGCAAAAATTACTTCCAGTCGTTCAGCGTGTTGCACAGCAGCATTCACTACGGGTGCAGACCCATCTGTTAAATGATGTTGTATCTGATGCTGTAGCATTGAATGCACCACCAACTGACAAGGGCCGTAGATTACGAATTAACTATGCGACTCAAGTTGCTGTTAAACCACCGACCATGGTCATTTTTGCTAATGA